A DNA window from Arachis duranensis cultivar V14167 chromosome 3, aradu.V14167.gnm2.J7QH, whole genome shotgun sequence contains the following coding sequences:
- the LOC107481680 gene encoding putative disease resistance protein RGA3 isoform X3, whose product MAHGLLQTNDEDEEAEDLGEFYIQELVSKSFFEGVPEDQVVVDGLIFEELKHLGISYFKMHDLINDLAVSTMQNERAAVKFNSTNVRENVQHLSFSDSREGVPNFGNKRLSKVQTIGFWHASESASAITEPFLRWVFKEFRYLRVLNLQCSNFQFLPDCFNKMKHLRYLNLSYCQRMEKLPDSICKLQNLEVLNLCRCVALKYIPKNLRYLVSLRILWITTQMNDLSCIGFKTFSSLQILILWNCENLTFLPHDLRHLTALKRLSIEACLEVTHFGDEAEQEIDDDYSLKLEQFSINQLPELLALPNWLRRCSKTLRYLGLSQCQSLTAFPEWFPILTSLETLLIADCPKLTLPHNMDNVHNLQNLKIFGCPQLVERCKRDIGPDWCKISHIPNIELESV is encoded by the exons ATGGCACATGGACTGCTACAAACCAACGACGAAGATGAAGAGGCAGAGGATCTTGGAGAGTTCTATATTCAAGAGCTAgtttcaaaatctttctttGAAGGTGTTCCTGAAGATCAAGTAGTTGTTGATGGACTTATTTTTGAAGAACTTAAGCATCTAGGAATATCTTATTTTAAGATGCATGATCTTATTAATGACCTTGCTGTGTCTACTATGCAAAATGAAAGGGCTGCAGTAAAGTTTAATTCAACCAATGTGAGAGAAAATGTGCAGCATTTATCATTTTCTGATAGTAGAGAAGGAGTACCTAATTTTGGTAATAAAAGGTTGAGTAAGGTCCAAACGATTGGATTCTGGCATGCAAGTGAAAGTGCAAGTGCAATCACTGAACCATTTCTTAGATGGGTTTTTAAGGAATTCAGGTACCTCAGGGTGTTGAATTTACAATGTTCAAATTTTCAGTTCTTGCCTGATTGTTTTAACAAGATGAAGCATTTGAGGTATCTTAATCTGAGCTATTGCCAAAGGATGGAAAAACTCCCAGATTCCATTTGCAAGCTGCAGAACTTGGAAGTTCTTAATTTGTGTAGATGTGTAGCACTTAAATACATTCCAAAGAACTTGAGGTATCTTGTGAGCCTCAGGATTTTGTGGATCACCACACAAATGAATGATTTGTCTTGTATAGGTTTTAAGACCTTCAGTTCTTTGCAAATATTGATTTTGTGGAATTGTGAAAACTTAACATTCCTTCCACATGATTTGAGACACTTGACTGCTTTGAAAAGGCTTAGTATTGAGGCTTGTCTTGAGGTGACTCATTTTGGAGATGAAGCtgaacaagaaattgatgacGACTATTCCTTGAAACTTGAACAATTCTCAATCAACCAACTACCAGAATTGTTAGCATTACCTAATTGGCTAAGAAGATGTTCTAAGACTCTCAGATATCTGGGCCTTTCACAGTGTCAGAGCTTAACAGCATTTCCAGAATGGTTCCCAATTCTGACATCACTTGAAACCCTTCTAATTGCTGATTGTCCAAAGTTAACACTACCACATAATATGGATAATGTTCATAACCTTCAGAACTTGAAGATATTTGGATGCCCTCAACTAGTTGAGAGATGCAAAAGAGATATAGGACCTGATTGGTGTAAAATATCTCATATCCCAAATATTGAA CTTGAAAGCGTTTAA